The DNA window ACAGCGTCAGGACGGTGAGGACTCCAAAGCCATCAATTTGAGTGAAGTCCACGCCACTGATGCGGTACAAATGCGTTCGCAAATCAAAGCTTGGGGCATTTCCGGGTTGTTTTTTTCCACGTCGTTTGGCAGCAGGTAAGGGGTTTGTGGCAACTTCAATGCGGTCTGCAAACTGATTGAGGCACGCTTCAATTTCAGCATCACAGGCGGCAATCTGGGTCTCAAAGACATCGTAGAGTTGTAATTCCTGATGCAGCACAAACACCAGTTCCGGGCGGTAGTCGCCATTCAATGCCGCCGCAATCTCATCCGTACTGGCATGAATGCGGCGATCTTTGAGTGCTGCGAGTTTGTGCAAGTCTCGTTCGCCAGACACAATCGCCCGAATGATTGTAAGTCCAGTCGTGCCGCTGATATCGCTAATCACCCGGTGCAGTTGTACATTCATCTGAGTCAAGGCTTTTTGCATCCGCTGAATGTGAGTGCTGGCACTCTTGATCAAGGTATCGCGCTGGCGAATGTAGCTACGCAGCACACAGATTTGGTCATCAGGACGGAAGGAGCCTGCTAGTAACCCATCGCTATGGAGTTGTCGCAACCATTGACAGTCGAGCACATCTCTTTTGCGTCCCGGTACGGTTTTTCCCTGTCGAGCATTGACTAACTTGACTTCAAATCCTTGCGTTTCGAGAATCTGAAATACCGCAATCCAATACACTCCGGTTGCTTCCATTACCACGGTCTCAATGCCACACTGTTTGAGCCACGCTGCCATCGCATATAGGTCAGCGGTAAAACACCCAAAGCGGCGAACGCATTCACTGTCTCGTCCCTCTGGAACGCTCACCCAATGGTAGTCCGCGCCCAGATCAATGCCTGCGGCATTCGGATTGACCATCGAGAGTTCAGGCTGTGATGACGGCATGGATTCACCCTCCCTAGCATGGTTGAAAAGCTGCCCTGACCTGGATGGCGCTGCTCATACAGTCTCCTAAACGGGATAGTGGATCTCACTTCACCAACAGCTTAATCGCCACCTTCCAGAACCAGGCTGAGATACGGGCACTGACGCACCAGTGATAAATCGGTCTTTGCTATCAGGGCATTGCCTTCACTGTAAAACACTGCTATGTCTCTCAACTTTAGTGTTTCTTTTTTTCTTAACGAACGCTTCCGTTCCTTAATGGCTGAGATCTTGCACCAGTCTCAATAAGGGTTGCCAAAAGAGACAAAATCTGAAAGAAAGGGCGTAGTAAAAAAAATCAGAAGACGGTCATGGAAACCATTCTTCAACACGCCCAAGCATTAGTGTATAGCCTTCTCTGCTTGATGCCCAGTGCCGATCAAAAAGCTAGTCTCAAGGCTCTATTGGGGCTGTTTCTAGACGCTCAAGGTCATGCCTTACCTGCCCATACCTCGGTCAAATCCGCCAGTGCGTTAAGTCGTTTTCTCAACCACTATGCCTGGTCCACCCGGAGTGTGATTCGCACGGCTCGTCAGGCAATATTACAGCAGATTGCCACTCATTTGCCTCATACCAAAATACCGATCCGGATTTTGATTGACTTAACAACCTTAGAAAAAAGTGGCAAGTTTCGGCAGTTGAGTACGCCAACCTCAGAACCCAATCACCCGGACCTCTGGGTGCGGGTTCTCAACGGCAAACGAGGTCTGCATCTGGTTGTCCTGTACCTCATCGTCGGTGAGTGGCGAGTACCCTGGAACTTCCGGGTTTGGCGGGGCAAGGGCTATACCAGTCCTGCCCAGTTGGGATGCAAATTGTTGGCAACGGTGCCCCAGTCCCTGCTCAAGGGGCGAGTGGTGCTGGTGCAAGCCGATACCGAGTTTGGCACCGTTGAGTTTTTGCAGGCAGTGCGAAAGCGCTCCTGGCGAGCGGTCGTCGGACTCAGGAGCAATCGCACCTTGCAAGATGGTCGTTCCTCAAAGACCTTTACCGGCACGCCCAGCGGGGTCTCCAGGTGGTTCTCAAGGACATCGATTATCCCCTTACCGTCTCCTGGTTTTGGCTCAAACGAACCGATGGTAAACGAGAATTGCGATTTGTCGCCTCCACCCATCCTTATTCTGGAGCCTATCTCGTCCAGTTGGGGCGCAAGCGTTGGGCGATTGAAGGCTTTTTCAAAACTGCCAAGCATCAGTTTGGGCTGCATTGTTTTGGTCAAAGCACAAAGTTAGGCGTGTATCGCTGGTTGATTTTGTCGCTGATTGCCTATTTGTTAGCGCATTGGATGGATCAATGGTCACTACCACCTGTGCTGGAGTGGAAAAGTGCCAGTCGCTTAGCACTGCAAACGTTATTGCCCTCGATGGTCTGGTCTCAGTTACTCAAACAGATCCGAATGAGCACACATATTGCTGCACAATACGGCTTTGAAATTGTGCTCAAATCATTGCCTGACCCAGCTTACTGGGAAAGGTGCAAGATCTGAGGTAATATTCGCTTTATGCTCTACACCAGCAAGTTCACACAAGCCGTGTTTCCCTCTGTGACAATATGGATGAGACACCTGACCACTTTCAAATTACTGTCTAGTTCAGGTGAACTTCTATGGTGATGCCTTCTGTCTCCACTCCTGCCCATAACGGCGCTCAAGCATCCGGTGTACGTAATCCCGAAGTGGTAGAAAAAGCACAACGTCGAATTTACACGGCTGAGTACAAGCTACGGATTCTTCAAGAAACCGACAGTTGTAGTGAAGGACAAATTGGTGCGATTTTGCGGCGTGAGGGACTGTACTCGTCGCACTTGACGACCTGGCGACGACAACGACAAGCCGGACAACTGGCAGCGTTAACGGACAATAAGCGGGGGCGCAAACCTATGCCAGCCAATCCTTTGAATGCTGAGGTCGAGCGGTTGCGACGGGAGAATGAACGGCTCAGCCAACGGCTGCAACAAGCCGAGTTGATCATCGATATTCAAAAAAAAGCTTGTGCGATCTTAAACATCACGCTGGCGACGAACACCAGCGACACCAGCGATTGATGAGTGCCGTTGAACAACTGGCACCGACAATGGGTGTTGCACCGGTTTGTCAGGGATTGGGGGTCAGCCGTGCTAGCTACTATCGCAAGCAAAAGCCTAAGGGTGAACCCAAACCCAAGCCGAAACCTGAGCGTGCGCTCAGCAATGAGGAACGACAACAGGTTTTGGATCTACTGCATAGTGACCGTTTTGTAGACCAATCCCCCAGGAGGTGTACGCCACCCTACTCGACGAAGGCACTTATCTATGTTCGATGCGCACGATGTACCGCATCCTGGCAGACCATGCCGAAGTGAGAGAACGCCGCCATCAATTACGCCACCCCAACTACCAAAAGCCCGAACTGCTGGCAACCGGGGCAAACCAGTTGTGGTCGTGGGACATCACCAAACTCTATGGACCTTACAAATGGACTTACTACTATCTCTATGTCATCTTGGATGTCTTCAGTCGCTATGTTGTAGGCTGGATGGTCGCCCACCGGGAATCTGCTTCCCTGGCAGAACGGCTGATTGAGCAAACTACTCAAAAACAACAGATCCAGCCCGGACAGTTAACGATTCATGCTGACCGAGGAGCCGCGATGACGTCAAAGGCGGTTGCCCTGTTGCTGTCTGACCTCGGTGTGACCAAAACCCATTCTCGTCCCCATGTGTCCAATGACAACCCTTATTCCGAAGCGCAGTTCAAGACCCTCAAGTACCAGCCTCAATTTCCCAAACAGTTTGGCTCAATTGAAGATGCTCGTACCTTTTGTCAAATCTTTTTCCAGTGGTATAACCACGACCATCACCATAGCGGTATCGGCTTGTTAACACCTGCGATCTTGCACTACGGACAAGCCCCGGCCGTGACGCAACAAAGACAGCAGGTGTTGCAAGCTGCATACCTCACCCATCCAGAACGTTTTGTCAAAGGTTTGCCAATGCCTCCTGCCATTCCTACAGAAGCTTGGATTAATCCGCCGGTAGTTTCCACTGCCCAGGGACAAGAGCAACACTAATTTCTCGCTCTACGTTGTCTCATTCTTGTTGACACATTCCGCAAACCCCGGCAACCAACCCAGGGAAGCAGACTCAAGCACAAAGCAAGACTGTTAGCTGGCAGACGATTGAGCAAGTACAGCAGAGGTTGCAACAGTTGCCCCCGAAACCTCCCACACCTGCCCCCTTGACTCGGATTGACCATTATCTGGAGCATCTCAAGCACACTCGTCAGTCTCTGCCGCCAGCAGTGAAGTATTGTGTTGCCGATGGCGTCTATAGCAAGCAGAAGTTTGTTGCAGGAGTCGTGGCGTTGGACCTACACCTGATTAGCAAATTGCGCAGTGATGCCAATCTGCGCTACCTCTACACGGGTGAGCAGAAACCTCGGGGTGCCAGACGCAAATACGACGGCAAAGTAGACTTCAAAGACCTCAGTCGTCTCACCTTTGTAGAACAACTTGAAGCTGGCTTAACCCTTTACACTGCTGTAGTTTGGCATGTCTCCCTGAAACG is part of the Kovacikia minuta CCNUW1 genome and encodes:
- a CDS encoding transposase, whose amino-acid sequence is MPQTPATNPGKQTQAQSKTVSWQTIEQVQQRLQQLPPKPPTPAPLTRIDHYLEHLKHTRQSLPPAVKYCVADGVYSKQKFVAGVVALDLHLISKLRSDANLRYLYTGEQKPRGARRKYDGKVDFKDLSRLTFVEQLEAGLTLYTAVVWHVSLKRQIRIAYLVDTRKAGKTGVALLFSSDVELDAKLMVQYYQARFQIEFIFRDAKQFTGLCDAQTRDPQRLEFHFNASLTTLNLAKYQEQLRPTQPDATVSSVPFSMASYKRFAFNDHLLERFICQLELDPTLIKSHPNYENLRSYGIIAA
- a CDS encoding IS110 family RNA-guided transposase, which produces MPSSQPELSMVNPNAAGIDLGADYHWVSVPEGRDSECVRRFGCFTADLYAMAAWLKQCGIETVVMEATGVYWIAVFQILETQGFEVKLVNARQGKTVPGRKRDVLDCQWLRQLHSDGLLAGSFRPDDQICVLRSYIRQRDTLIKSASTHIQRMQKALTQMNVQLHRVISDISGTTGLTIIRAIVSGERDLHKLAALKDRRIHASTDEIAAALNGDYRPELVFVLHQELQLYDVFETQIAACDAEIEACLNQFADRIEVATNPLPAAKRRGKKQPGNAPSFDLRTHLYRISGVDFTQIDGFGVLTVLTLLSELGLDPSKFPSAKHFASCLGLCPGSRITGGKRKSSQTRQVANRVATALRMAAQTLVRSHSALGAFHRRMQARLGAPKAITATAHKLARIFYHLWTSGEAFVDPGMETYEQQDQERVVKNLKKKARALGFDLVAKPAAPECVS